In Candidatus Cloacimonadota bacterium, the DNA window TTAATGGTTATAGTATATATTGTGCCTTCTGTTTGTTCTGAGGTTGTTAGTATCACAGTCTTTTCGTCAATTTGTAGATTAGCATTTGAAACAGTTAATCCATTTATATTATAGTTGCTTACAGTTTCGGCAGATTGTTGAGAAATTTGTTCACTGAAAATTATATTAACAGTAGTAGAAGAAGTAGCGTTTGCGCTTACTAATGTTGGTGGGATTGTATCTCCGCCGCCATGTGAACCCAGATATTCAAAGGTGTCCTGCGGATAGACGATCCATTCTGAATCATTTTGATTAGTGCCAGCAGAGGAAGTCCAATCAGTATTGCCTTGTGTTATTGCTTCTTTTCTTACAAGAGTATGGTCTTTTGTTGCATTCGCAACTCCAGCGACATTCCAACCGTCGCCAGGATTTTCATCGGGTATACCGATAACATCTATGAGGGTCCAGGTTGAACCGCCATCTGTAGTTTTTTCCAAACCTCTGGCATCATTTCCATTAAAATGANNNNNNNNNNNNNNNNNNNNNNNNNNNNNNNNNNNNNNNNNNNNNNNNNNNNNNNNNNNNNNNNNNNNNNNNNNNNNNNNNNNNNNNNNNNNNNNNNNNNTGCTATTAGATTCAACTGGATTTCCGGCCACATCTTCTACATTATTAATGGTTATAGTATATATTGTGCCTTCTGTTTGTTCTGAGGTTGTTAGTATCACAGTCTTTTCGTCAATTTGTAGATTAGCCTCTGAAACAGTTAATCCATTTATATTATAGTTGCTTACAGTTTCGGCAGATTGTTGAGAAATTTGTTCACTGAAAATTATATTAACAGTAGTAGACGAAGTAGCGTTTGCGCTTACTAATGTTGGTGGGGTTATATCACCTCCAGTTACAAAATCTTCTTCACTTCCTGGATTAAGGCCATATTCATCATAACTGTAATCTACAGCCCCGGTAATAGAGATAAATTCGTCCCCAATATGAGGATTTGGATATTCATATATTCCGTCATCAATCTGACATTGACCAGAGCCATCATCAACATACCATTGTCCATTTGCATCAGGAGTTTGGGTTACGGAAACATTGTTAATTTTTACTATAACAGCTTCAAATGATTCGTTAGCAGATAAAGTTTGAGTAGAAATTCCAGAAGGATTTGGTAATGGATTTCCGGAATTTAAGAGAGAAACTGTTATGTCATCACTATAACCTGATATTTCTGTGAAACCGTGGAACTCTGAAACAGTTCCTTCAATTTCAACTTCATCACCTAAATTTGGTTCATATCCAGCCATATAAATGTATAACCCTTTCCAAGCACCTCCCTCTGGCATAGATATAAAAAAGTTATCATTATATCCTTTAAAGCCAACTGCTGTAACAATTCCAGTAACTGTTACAGTTTGTCCTTCCATCATTGAAGGATATGTGCCCTCGCTTCCAGGAATAGTTGTATATTGAATATCATAGATAGTTGTAGCTGATAAAATTATTGTTGGTAAACAAAAAACTAAAATCAATAGAAAATGTTTATATTTCATCTTTTCTCCCACCTGTGTAATTCTTTACTTTCACAGATTTTTCTATAAACAAATAATAAATCACTAAAATTATTACCCCTATAACAATGCAGGAGTCTGCGATATTAAAAATATACCATCGTTGAATAATGAAATCCGGGAAATCAAAGTCAAGAAAATCGGTTACATTTCCAAAAGCAATTCTGTCAATTAGATTACCAAACGCACCACTTAAAATCAGAATAAAACCCATATTAGCTAATGGATGTGTGTCCTTTAAAAAAAGATATATTAATATGCAAATTGCAATAATTGAAATTATTATAAAAAATATTTGATTAAGAATTCCTGAACCAATAGATATACCAAAAACAGCACCAGAATTTCGTGTATAAGTAATACGAAAAAAATCGCCAAGTATATTGTAACTGTTTTTTACATTGTTAGAAAAAAAATTTCTTATACCTATTTTTGAGAACTGGTCTAAAGAAAGAAAAGTCAAGAAGAGTAACAAATACTTCTTTAAATTATTATATTTTCCGATTATTATTGTTAATCCTTTCTTCGTTTCGTTGGCATTTTATACAAAATTCTGCAAATGGAATTGCTCGCAGGCGACTCTCAGGTATCTCTTTACCGCAGAATCTGCAAATTCCATAAGTATTATCATAAATTCTTTTTAAAGCTTGATCCAGTTTTTTAAGGTTTTTCAATTCCCGTTCAAGCATATAAGTTTCTTTTTCTCTCTCATTAGAATCAGTGCCAAGGTCAGCCATATGTGTGGCGTAAGCGGAAATATCGCCAACAGAGTCTCTAATGGATTTGCTCCATGTTTTATCAATGTTCTCAATGATTTTTACTGTTCTTTCTCTTTCTACAAGTAATAAATGTTTGAAGGATTCTAACTTTTCTTTATTCATAATAAACTACTCCTATTCATTATAAACTTTTTAAGAAATTTTCTAATAAGACTCTTAATCTATCTTGTGAATTATGTGCTATCTTTTCAATTTCATTTTGTAAGTGTCTATCTTTATGAAGTAGATTGGATAAATTGGTAATGATTGAAATAGCCATTATTTTCATTTGAAGATAAATTCCGACAATAACTTCGTGAACTGTGGACAAACCAACCATATCAGCTCCGATTAGTTTTAGCATTTTACACTCAGCAGTAGTTTCCAAATTAGGTCCTATAAGTCCTGCATAAACCCCAGTTTTTGCTGGTATATTATTATCCAGAGCAATATTTTTTGCAATTTCTACAAATCTCTTATGATAAGGATCGTGCATACTTGGGAATCGGGGTCCTAAGTTGATATCATTTTCTCCAATCAGAGGATTCTTACCTGTTAGATTGATATGGTCAGTGATTATTACCAGGTCACCTTTCTGCAAATTCTTGTTTAATGAGCCAGCTGCATTTGTAATAATCAAATTCTGTACTCCAATTTTTTTAAGAGTGAAGATTGGAAATGTCGTTTCTAAAGGTGTATAACCTTCATAGCAATGGAGTCTGCCTTGCATAATTGCGATTCGTTTGCCAGCCATTTTTCCAAAGATCATTCTTCCTTTATGAGAAGGGGAGGTTGAAACTTGAAAATGTGGAATCTTTTCGTATGGAATTATCAATTCTGGCTCCACAGACGAGGCTATTTCATTTAATCCAGTACCTAATATTATAGCTGTATCAATTTTTTTCTTATACTGCTGCCTTATAAAGTTAACGGTTTCTGGTAAATGCTGGAGAGTTTTTCTCATTATGATGTTTTTTCTTCTTTCTTGATTTCTATGTTAGATTTCTTTTTGAGTTCACTAGATTCCTGTTGAATATTTCTTTCTAATATTTCAAGCATAGAATTTAATTGGGATTTAAAATTTACAATAAATTGCATCTTTTTTTCTTTAAGATTGATGAAATCATGCTCTAAAATACTGAGATAATCTTTTGCTTTTTTGACTTTCTCTCTTGAACTGATTTCTGCATCCTTAATAATGTTTTCCGCTTCATTCTTTGCATTTGATATAGTTTCATCCTTGATTTTTTCAGCCAGGATTAAGGTTCTACGAAGGAGGTCTTTCTGCTCATCTAAATCATCTAATTTTTTGTCCTTCTCTTGAATTTGTTTTTCTAATTCTTTGGCTGCTGCAAGCAGTAATTCTGTTTGAGTCGCAAGTTCCTCTAGGAACTCATTCACTTCAGCTTTTTTATAGCCACTCATAGCTCGTGAAAACTCTTTTCCACGAATCTCCGCTGGGGTAATTTTCATATCCATAAAACCTCACATTTTAATTATAGTATGTAAAATCTGTGAGCGTATTAATTCAATAATT includes these proteins:
- a CDS encoding TraR/DksA C4-type zinc finger protein → MNKEKLESFKHLLLVERERTVKIIENIDKTWSKSIRDSVGDISAYATHMADLGTDSNEREKETYMLERELKNLKKLDQALKRIYDNTYGICRFCGKEIPESRLRAIPFAEFCIKCQRNEERINNNNRKI
- the lspA gene encoding signal peptidase II, whose product is MLLFLTFLSLDQFSKIGIRNFFSNNVKNSYNILGDFFRITYTRNSGAVFGISIGSGILNQIFFIIISIIAICILIYLFLKDTHPLANMGFILILSGAFGNLIDRIAFGNVTDFLDFDFPDFIIQRWYIFNIADSCIVIGVIILVIYYLFIEKSVKVKNYTGGRKDEI
- a CDS encoding Ig-like domain-containing protein; the protein is MKYKHFLLILVFCLPTIILSATTIYDIQYTTIPGSEGTYPSMMEGQTVTVTGIVTAVGFKGYNDNFFISMPEGGAWKGLYIYMAGYEPNLGDEVEIEGTVSEFHGFTEISGYSDDITVSLLNSGNPLPNPSGISTQTLSANESFEAVIVKINNVSVTQTPDANGQWYVDDGSGQCQIDDGIYEYPNPHIGDEFISITGAVDYSYDEYGLNPGSEEDFVTGGDITPPTLVSANATSSTTVNIIFSEQISQQSAETVSNYNINGLTVSEANLQIDEKTVILTTSEQTEGTIYTITINNVEDVAGNPVESNS
- a CDS encoding purine-nucleoside phosphorylase, giving the protein MRKTLQHLPETVNFIRQQYKKKIDTAIILGTGLNEIASSVEPELIIPYEKIPHFQVSTSPSHKGRMIFGKMAGKRIAIMQGRLHCYEGYTPLETTFPIFTLKKIGVQNLIITNAAGSLNKNLQKGDLVIITDHINLTGKNPLIGENDINLGPRFPSMHDPYHKRFVEIAKNIALDNNIPAKTGVYAGLIGPNLETTAECKMLKLIGADMVGLSTVHEVIVGIYLQMKIMAISIITNLSNLLHKDRHLQNEIEKIAHNSQDRLRVLLENFLKSL
- a CDS encoding DivIVA domain-containing protein; protein product: MDMKITPAEIRGKEFSRAMSGYKKAEVNEFLEELATQTELLLAAAKELEKQIQEKDKKLDDLDEQKDLLRRTLILAEKIKDETISNAKNEAENIIKDAEISSREKVKKAKDYLSILEHDFINLKEKKMQFIVNFKSQLNSMLEILERNIQQESSELKKKSNIEIKKEEKTS